One genomic segment of Ancylobacter sp. IITR112 includes these proteins:
- a CDS encoding GTP-binding protein codes for MPEDDAPVPVLLITGFLGSGKSTLLNHLLRDPDMAATAVIINEFGDVAIDHLLVESAIENAIVLQSGCICCTVRGDLVDTLDDLGAKVRQGLLPPFTRIAIETTGLADPGALVHSLLTERSLVERFALRAVATTVDAVNAAGQLDDFAEARHQVALADILLLTKTDLAPAGEVGALGARLAALNPGAARVTVVNGAISPRELFALVPDTPARAQEDVLRWLNEQAFAPARAGTTPSHDGDIRAFALTLDRPVTRAALRLWLRALLSLRGGDLLRMKGIVNIAGEEAPLVVHAVRELLHPPVRLAAWPSEDHSTRLVVIARHIAPEALQHSLDILAGVAAADR; via the coding sequence ATGCCGGAGGACGACGCGCCGGTTCCCGTGCTGCTGATCACCGGCTTTCTCGGCAGCGGCAAGAGCACGCTGCTGAACCATCTGCTGCGCGACCCCGACATGGCGGCGACGGCGGTGATCATCAACGAGTTCGGCGATGTCGCCATCGACCATCTTCTGGTCGAGAGTGCTATCGAGAACGCCATCGTGCTGCAGAGCGGCTGCATCTGCTGCACGGTGCGCGGCGATCTCGTCGACACGCTGGACGATCTCGGCGCCAAGGTGCGCCAGGGGCTGCTGCCGCCCTTCACGCGGATCGCCATCGAGACCACCGGCCTCGCCGATCCGGGGGCGCTGGTGCACAGCTTGCTCACCGAGCGCAGCCTCGTGGAACGGTTCGCGCTGCGCGCCGTGGCGACGACGGTGGACGCGGTGAACGCGGCGGGCCAGCTCGACGATTTCGCCGAGGCGCGCCACCAGGTGGCACTGGCGGATATTCTCCTGCTCACCAAGACCGATCTCGCCCCCGCCGGTGAGGTGGGGGCGCTGGGCGCGCGGCTGGCGGCGCTCAACCCCGGCGCGGCCCGGGTGACGGTCGTCAACGGCGCCATCAGCCCGCGCGAATTGTTCGCCCTCGTCCCCGACACCCCGGCGCGGGCGCAGGAGGACGTGCTGCGCTGGCTGAATGAACAGGCCTTCGCGCCGGCCCGCGCCGGCACCACCCCGTCGCATGACGGCGACATCCGCGCCTTCGCCCTCACGCTCGACCGCCCGGTGACGCGCGCGGCGCTACGGCTCTGGCTGCGGGCGCTGCTGTCGCTGCGCGGCGGCGATCTCCTGCGGATGAAGGGGATCGTGAATATTGCGGGCGAAGAGGCGCCACTGGTGGTGCATGCGGTGCGGGAATTGCTGCACCCGCCGGTGCGGCTCGCGGCGTGGCCGAGCGAGGACCACAGCACGCGCCTCGTCGTGATCGCCCGCCACATCGCGCCGGAAGCGCTGCAGCACAGCCTGGACATTCTCGCCGGCGTCGCGGCGGCCGATCGGTGA
- a CDS encoding LVIVD repeat-containing protein — translation MLDHTRLDDVKIDLISGMRLIGHDPIAGFGGIGEGMSLQRAPDGRRILWLAHEGPPKNFTGVDVTDPRRPKVIVQTELPHNKVRSNSLETSGDLMAVAYQTYGVGLQPAGVELFDISVPEHPRSISFFDCSGPHSRGVHQVWFVDGEFVHCAAGAADFTPRNPLDDQAYRIIDVRDPSRPVEAGRWWLPGTAEGDDAPPPERLKIDSGIRCHNTNVYPARPDRAYVGYIDGGFHVMDISDKSRPRVISSFNPNPPFPGFAHTLMPLFGRDLAVATHECIHDNGFDWPKLTWVLDIRREDNPVPLSTLPMPSFEEYGRKGGRFGCHNVHENPPRDTALQSETLIFSTLFNGGLRVHDIGDPLSPREVAAFVPAAPPGARVPAIQLNEVYADETGLVYCADRHVGGLYILELDI, via the coding sequence ATGCTCGACCACACCAGGCTCGACGATGTGAAGATCGACCTGATCTCCGGGATGCGGCTGATCGGCCATGATCCCATCGCCGGCTTCGGCGGCATTGGCGAGGGCATGTCGCTGCAGCGCGCACCGGATGGGCGGCGCATTCTCTGGCTGGCGCATGAGGGGCCGCCGAAGAACTTCACCGGCGTCGATGTCACCGATCCGCGCCGCCCGAAGGTGATCGTGCAGACCGAGCTGCCGCACAACAAGGTGCGCTCCAACTCGCTGGAGACCTCCGGCGACCTGATGGCGGTGGCCTACCAGACCTATGGCGTGGGCCTCCAGCCGGCGGGGGTGGAACTGTTCGACATCTCGGTGCCGGAGCATCCGCGCTCGATCAGTTTCTTCGACTGTTCCGGCCCGCATTCGCGCGGCGTCCATCAGGTCTGGTTCGTCGATGGCGAATTCGTCCATTGCGCCGCCGGCGCCGCCGACTTCACCCCGCGCAACCCGCTCGACGACCAGGCCTACCGCATCATCGACGTGCGCGATCCGTCGCGTCCCGTCGAGGCGGGGCGCTGGTGGCTGCCGGGCACGGCCGAGGGCGACGACGCCCCCCCGCCGGAACGGCTGAAGATCGACAGCGGCATTCGCTGCCACAACACCAATGTCTACCCCGCCCGCCCCGACCGCGCCTATGTCGGCTATATCGACGGCGGCTTCCATGTGATGGACATTTCCGACAAGTCCCGCCCGCGGGTGATTTCCAGCTTCAACCCGAACCCGCCTTTCCCCGGCTTCGCCCACACGCTGATGCCGCTGTTCGGCCGCGACCTCGCGGTGGCGACGCATGAATGCATCCACGACAACGGCTTTGACTGGCCCAAGCTGACCTGGGTGCTGGACATTCGCCGCGAGGACAATCCGGTGCCGCTGAGCACCCTGCCCATGCCCTCCTTTGAAGAATATGGCCGCAAGGGCGGGCGCTTCGGCTGTCACAACGTGCATGAGAACCCGCCGCGCGACACCGCGCTGCAGTCCGAGACGCTGATCTTCTCGACCCTGTTCAATGGGGGCCTGCGCGTGCACGATATCGGCGACCCGTTGAGCCCGCGCGAGGTGGCGGCCTTCGTGCCCGCCGCCCCGCCCGGCGCGCGGGTGCCGGCGATCCAGCTTAACGAGGTCTATGCTGACGAGACCGGCCTCGTCTATTGCGCCGACCGCCATGTCGGCGGCCTCTATATTCTCGAACTCGACATCTGA
- a CDS encoding alpha/beta fold hydrolase, translating to MTGTTGFVRSAEAEIAIRVDGPAHLPWLVLSNSLAADMSMWDDQMPALTRSHRVLRYDSRGHGRSTAPAGPYSFDHLVGDLLAAMDAVGAARADLLGLSMGGMTALGVGLAYPERVGRLICAAARADAPLPFVAGWDQRIAAVESGGMSALLGGTLERWFTPALREARPETVDRAARMILATAPTGYIGCAQALKRLDYLRHLPAMRPSVLFIAGEVDMAAPVAAMQEMAQATPEGTLTVLPDVAHLCNMEDPDGFTAAVAEFLGRTRQAAE from the coding sequence ATGACGGGGACAACCGGGTTCGTCCGTTCCGCAGAGGCCGAGATCGCCATCCGCGTCGACGGACCGGCGCATCTGCCATGGCTTGTCTTGTCGAATTCGCTCGCCGCCGACATGAGCATGTGGGACGACCAGATGCCTGCGCTCACCCGCAGCCATCGCGTGCTGCGCTACGATTCGCGCGGTCATGGGCGCAGCACGGCGCCCGCCGGGCCCTACAGCTTCGATCACCTGGTTGGCGATCTTCTGGCGGCGATGGACGCCGTGGGCGCGGCGCGGGCCGACCTGCTCGGCCTCTCCATGGGCGGCATGACGGCGCTCGGCGTCGGGCTCGCTTATCCCGAACGGGTGGGGCGGCTGATCTGCGCCGCCGCCCGTGCCGATGCGCCGCTGCCCTTCGTCGCCGGCTGGGACCAGCGCATCGCCGCCGTGGAGAGCGGCGGGATGTCCGCCCTGCTCGGCGGCACGCTGGAGCGCTGGTTTACGCCGGCCCTGCGGGAGGCGCGGCCGGAGACGGTCGACCGCGCGGCGCGGATGATCCTGGCGACGGCGCCGACCGGCTATATTGGCTGCGCCCAGGCGCTGAAACGGCTCGACTATCTGCGTCATTTGCCGGCGATGCGCCCGTCGGTCCTGTTTATCGCCGGGGAAGTCGACATGGCGGCGCCGGTCGCGGCGATGCAGGAGATGGCGCAGGCGACGCCGGAGGGCACCCTCACCGTGCTGCCGGATGTCGCTCATCTCTGTAACATGGAAGACCCCGACGGCTTCACCGCGGCGGTGGCGGAATTTCTCGGCCGGACGCGGCAGGCGGCGGAATAG
- a CDS encoding Bug family tripartite tricarboxylate transporter substrate binding protein, with translation MIHASVARPFRLCLKRAALALALGAATVVAPAVLMAQGAPTGPIEITTGTSPGGTPDVLMRRAAKILNEQKIITNPLVVQNRTGGSWMVAGNFVMGKAGDRNVVLCIAQPILTTPITQGLPTLYDKLTPISMFIQGDLVLVVLADSPIKDMKQLVERAAQRERSVKVAGAQSGSTDHMVAGLVEKAGKVKLNYVPFDGGGAAQAAFLGGNVDFVTLTPSEAMPLVKSGKARIIAILSSERRTEPELKDIPTAREQGYDVVWGQAWGLAGPPGLDAETVKFWDDAIAKLVANPEWQASLRENFLRSRMIPAAEVKPYMQKLHDEHLALLRDLGLAKPSAVQ, from the coding sequence ATGATCCACGCTTCTGTCGCGCGGCCGTTTCGCCTATGCCTGAAACGCGCCGCTCTCGCTTTGGCGCTCGGCGCCGCCACGGTCGTCGCCCCGGCCGTCCTGATGGCCCAGGGCGCCCCGACCGGCCCGATCGAGATCACCACCGGCACCAGCCCGGGCGGCACGCCCGACGTGCTGATGCGCCGCGCCGCCAAGATCCTCAACGAGCAGAAGATCATCACCAACCCGCTGGTGGTGCAGAACCGCACTGGCGGCTCGTGGATGGTCGCCGGCAATTTCGTGATGGGCAAGGCCGGCGACCGCAATGTGGTGCTGTGCATCGCCCAGCCCATCCTCACCACGCCGATCACCCAGGGGCTGCCGACGCTCTATGACAAGCTGACCCCGATCAGCATGTTCATCCAGGGCGATCTCGTGCTGGTGGTGCTGGCGGATTCCCCGATCAAGGACATGAAGCAACTGGTCGAACGCGCCGCCCAGCGCGAGCGCTCGGTCAAGGTCGCCGGCGCGCAGTCCGGATCGACCGACCACATGGTGGCGGGGCTGGTGGAGAAGGCCGGCAAGGTCAAGCTCAACTATGTGCCCTTCGACGGCGGCGGCGCCGCCCAGGCGGCCTTTCTCGGCGGCAATGTCGATTTCGTCACCCTGACCCCGTCCGAGGCGATGCCGCTGGTGAAGAGCGGCAAGGCGCGCATCATCGCCATCCTGTCCAGCGAGCGGCGCACCGAACCCGAGCTGAAGGACATCCCTACCGCCCGCGAGCAGGGCTATGACGTGGTCTGGGGACAGGCCTGGGGTCTCGCCGGCCCGCCCGGGCTCGACGCCGAGACGGTGAAATTCTGGGACGACGCCATCGCCAAGCTGGTCGCCAACCCGGAATGGCAGGCGAGCCTGAGGGAGAACTTCCTGCGCAGCCGGATGATCCCCGCGGCCGAGGTGAAGCCCTATATGCAGAAGCTGCATGACGAGCATCTCGCGCTGCTGCGCGATCTCGGCCTCGCCAAGCCATCGGCGGTGCAGTGA
- a CDS encoding tripartite tricarboxylate transporter TctB family protein has translation MRRTNVIAALALLALSIGVLAGTWELPYWADFAPGSAFAPFWVAAIGSALALALLVATAFDDNREPHSFPDRHGMARVGALVGGLWLMVLLIPLVGFIPAASLFCLFLLLGLERRPLGASLFATTLIIGLVYGVFVAWLGIALPAGPLGI, from the coding sequence ATGCGTCGAACCAATGTCATCGCCGCGCTCGCCTTGCTGGCGCTGTCCATCGGGGTGCTGGCCGGCACATGGGAACTGCCCTATTGGGCGGATTTCGCCCCCGGCTCGGCCTTCGCCCCGTTCTGGGTCGCCGCCATCGGCAGCGCGCTGGCGCTGGCGCTGCTCGTGGCCACCGCGTTCGATGACAATAGGGAGCCGCACAGCTTCCCAGATCGACACGGCATGGCGCGGGTCGGCGCGCTGGTCGGTGGGCTCTGGCTGATGGTGTTGCTCATTCCGTTAGTCGGCTTCATTCCTGCCGCCTCCCTGTTCTGCCTGTTTCTTCTGCTCGGGCTGGAGCGGCGCCCGCTCGGGGCCAGCCTGTTCGCCACGACGCTCATCATCGGCCTCGTCTATGGCGTCTTCGTCGCCTGGCTCGGCATCGCGCTGCCGGCCGGCCCGCTCGGAATCTGA
- a CDS encoding tripartite tricarboxylate transporter permease gives MDALASLAQGFAVALTPTNLLFVFIGVTLGQLIGALPGIGPSAGMALLLPVTFGLEPVTALVMLSGIMYGGMYGGTLTSVLVNVPGEAASVMTAVDGNQLARQGRAGQALAAAAIGSFLAGIGAVTALVFLTPALSAFALGFSAPEYFLLALLGITATASLGTGSALKAMIGAALGLIIALVGTDPIQGTSRLTFGSLELLEGIDFLPVAIGVFGIAEILVSMEQTQASQAVRTRLRDMWLTRRDWVECRMAMLRGGTLGFVIGLMPGAGPTVAALMAYVLEKKMSRHPERFGHGALDGVAAAESANNSAAHGAMVPMLALGIPGSASTAVLLAALVLLGIRPGPMLLTEQADLVWGLIASMFIGNVMLLVMNLPLAPLFASVLRIPYSYLVPAILIISLVGAYAISLSLFNVGLTLFFGMVGYLMIRADIPRAPLVLAVVLAPLMESSLRQSLMLSEGSAAIFVQRPLAAVLTLLVIGSLALPLFGFFLARRAARRAGVSEALSHSSD, from the coding sequence ATGGACGCGCTCGCCTCCCTCGCCCAGGGCTTCGCCGTCGCCCTCACCCCGACCAACCTTCTGTTCGTCTTCATCGGCGTCACCCTCGGCCAGTTGATCGGCGCGCTGCCCGGCATCGGCCCCTCCGCCGGCATGGCGCTGCTGCTGCCGGTGACCTTCGGCCTCGAACCCGTCACCGCCCTGGTGATGCTCTCCGGCATCATGTATGGCGGCATGTATGGCGGCACCCTCACCTCGGTGCTGGTCAACGTGCCCGGCGAGGCCGCCAGCGTGATGACGGCGGTGGATGGCAACCAGCTCGCCCGGCAGGGCCGGGCCGGGCAGGCGCTCGCCGCCGCCGCGATCGGTTCTTTCCTCGCCGGCATCGGCGCTGTCACGGCGCTGGTCTTCCTCACCCCCGCGCTCAGCGCCTTCGCCCTCGGTTTCTCCGCGCCGGAATATTTCCTGCTCGCGCTGCTCGGCATCACCGCCACGGCCAGCCTCGGCACCGGCTCGGCGCTGAAGGCGATGATCGGCGCGGCGCTCGGGCTCATCATCGCGCTGGTCGGCACTGATCCGATCCAGGGCACGTCGCGCCTCACCTTCGGCTCGCTGGAACTGCTGGAGGGCATCGACTTCCTGCCCGTCGCCATCGGCGTGTTCGGCATCGCCGAAATCCTCGTCTCGATGGAACAGACGCAGGCCAGCCAGGCGGTCCGCACGCGGCTGCGCGACATGTGGCTCACCCGCCGCGACTGGGTGGAGTGCCGGATGGCGATGCTGCGCGGCGGCACGCTCGGCTTCGTCATCGGGCTGATGCCCGGCGCCGGCCCCACCGTCGCCGCGCTCATGGCCTATGTGCTGGAAAAGAAGATGAGCCGCCATCCCGAACGTTTCGGCCATGGCGCGCTCGACGGCGTGGCGGCGGCGGAATCGGCCAACAACTCGGCCGCCCATGGCGCCATGGTGCCGATGCTGGCGCTGGGCATTCCCGGCTCGGCCTCCACCGCCGTGCTGCTGGCGGCGCTGGTGCTGCTGGGCATCCGCCCCGGCCCGATGCTGCTGACCGAGCAGGCCGACCTCGTCTGGGGGCTGATCGCCTCGATGTTCATCGGCAATGTCATGCTGCTGGTGATGAACCTGCCGCTGGCGCCGCTCTTCGCCAGCGTGCTGCGCATTCCCTATTCCTATCTGGTGCCGGCCATCCTCATCATCTCGCTGGTCGGCGCCTATGCCATCAGCCTCAGCCTGTTCAATGTCGGGCTGACGCTGTTCTTCGGCATGGTCGGCTATCTCATGATCCGCGCCGACATTCCCCGCGCGCCGCTGGTGCTGGCGGTGGTGCTGGCGCCGCTGATGGAAAGCTCGCTGCGCCAGAGCCTGATGCTGTCGGAAGGCAGCGCCGCCATCTTCGTGCAGCGCCCGCTCGCCGCCGTGCTGACCCTGCTGGTGATCGGCTCGCTGGCCCTGCCGCTGTTCGGCTTCTTCCTCGCCCGCCGCGCGGCCCGCCGCGCCGGGGTGAGCGAGGCTCTCTCCCATTCCTCCGACTAG
- a CDS encoding amidohydrolase family protein codes for MSFSPVIDVHAHILTEEMMARMRREAPDIGPTLTEVDAEGGVLTVGDIVQRPFPRGGWDLDRRLADLDIAGFDLQVLSNCPQTFLYEREAALTGALCQIQNEAISELVRRHPDRFLGIATLPMQDPALAADELRRAVTSLGLKGAQIGSHIEGRNLDHPSLEPVWATAAELGAFILIHPQKTAAGERTREFYLKNLIGNPLETTIAAASLVFGGVLERYPELRVCLVHGGGFLPFQTGRMIHGWQERPECRRFIRESPEVSIRRLYFDTLTHFGPALRYLTDTFGAGHVLLGSDYPFDMGTLEGARQVRAAGLARAQEEAILGRTAGGWFGVEVAADAAAGA; via the coding sequence ATGAGCTTCTCCCCCGTCATCGACGTTCACGCCCATATCCTCACCGAGGAGATGATGGCCCGCATGCGGCGCGAGGCGCCCGATATCGGCCCGACCCTCACCGAGGTCGACGCGGAAGGCGGCGTGCTCACCGTGGGCGACATCGTCCAGAGGCCCTTTCCGCGCGGCGGCTGGGACCTCGACCGGCGGCTCGCCGATCTCGACATCGCCGGCTTCGACCTGCAGGTGCTGTCGAACTGCCCGCAGACCTTCCTCTATGAGCGCGAGGCGGCGCTCACCGGCGCACTGTGCCAGATCCAGAACGAGGCGATTTCCGAACTGGTGCGCCGCCATCCCGACCGCTTCCTCGGCATCGCCACACTGCCGATGCAGGATCCCGCCCTGGCGGCGGACGAGCTGCGCCGCGCCGTCACCTCGCTCGGTCTGAAGGGGGCGCAGATCGGCTCGCATATCGAAGGCCGCAATCTCGACCACCCCTCCCTGGAGCCGGTCTGGGCGACGGCGGCGGAGCTCGGCGCCTTCATCCTCATTCACCCGCAGAAGACGGCGGCGGGCGAGCGCACCCGGGAATTCTATCTCAAGAACCTCATCGGCAACCCGCTGGAGACCACCATCGCCGCCGCCTCGCTGGTGTTCGGCGGGGTGCTGGAGCGCTACCCGGAATTGCGCGTCTGCCTCGTCCATGGCGGCGGCTTCCTGCCGTTCCAGACCGGCCGGATGATCCATGGCTGGCAGGAGCGGCCGGAATGCCGGCGCTTCATCAGGGAAAGTCCCGAAGTCTCCATCCGCCGGCTGTATTTTGACACGCTCACCCATTTCGGCCCGGCGCTGCGCTACCTCACCGACACGTTCGGCGCCGGCCATGTGCTGCTCGGCTCGGACTATCCCTTCGACATGGGCACGCTCGAAGGCGCCCGGCAGGTGCGCGCGGCCGGGCTGGCCCGCGCGCAGGAGGAGGCGATCCTCGGCCGCACGGCGGGCGGCTGGTTCGGCGTCGAGGTCGCGGCGGATGCCGCGGCGGGCGCCTGA
- a CDS encoding cupin domain-containing protein: protein MHPPAILRPADLPVTERGGGARTTRLVTAALGSQRLLNGITHFGPGASIPLHSHNCEESVIILDGDAVFEIDGVTHELTRHDTTWIPPGVPHRFRNASDSAPLAIFWTYADIAATRTLAATGETRSIASEHAGETS from the coding sequence ATGCATCCCCCCGCCATTCTCCGCCCCGCCGACCTCCCCGTCACCGAACGCGGCGGCGGCGCGCGCACGACGCGCCTCGTCACCGCCGCGCTCGGCTCGCAGCGCCTGCTCAACGGCATCACCCACTTCGGGCCGGGCGCCAGCATCCCGCTGCACAGCCATAACTGCGAGGAAAGCGTCATCATCCTCGACGGCGACGCGGTGTTCGAGATCGACGGCGTGACGCATGAGCTGACCCGCCACGACACGACCTGGATCCCGCCGGGAGTGCCGCACCGCTTCCGCAATGCCTCGGACAGCGCGCCGCTCGCCATTTTCTGGACCTATGCCGACATCGCCGCCACCCGCACCCTGGCGGCGACCGGGGAGACCCGCTCCATCGCCTCCGAACATGCGGGGGAGACATCATGA
- a CDS encoding Ldh family oxidoreductase, producing MNAVPQPLPAAGERLPAPALAGLIADALGVCGLPSDDAASVAELMVEADLTGADGHGIFRLAQYVRRLRGGGVNPRPAITAQRLAPALARVDGDNGMGHLVMRRATEIAVDIATEAGLGWVGVRRSNHAGPASLYVDSLARRGFIGIYSVVASANHMAPWGGTSLLLGTNPLAIAIPGGAGAPPVLLDIATTVVSYGTVKKHVLNGTPMPEGWMVSKIDGTPVTDPARSGEGVLLPIGGHKGSGLALMLGLLAGTLNGAAFGSEVVDFNADSSTETNTGHFILALDVGRFMPLEVFAATMARQLDELRHDAPLPGTDGVRIPGDRRAVLRAARLREGVPLPAPLRRQLDDLAATLGIAPLAARF from the coding sequence ATGAACGCTGTTCCCCAACCTTTGCCGGCGGCCGGCGAGCGCCTGCCGGCCCCGGCGCTTGCGGGGCTGATCGCCGACGCCCTCGGCGTCTGCGGTCTGCCCTCCGACGACGCCGCCAGCGTCGCCGAGCTGATGGTCGAGGCCGATCTCACCGGCGCCGACGGCCATGGCATCTTCCGGCTGGCGCAATATGTCCGCCGCCTGCGCGGCGGCGGCGTCAATCCCCGGCCGGCGATCACGGCACAGCGCCTCGCCCCGGCGCTGGCGCGGGTGGATGGCGACAATGGCATGGGGCATCTGGTGATGCGGCGGGCGACGGAGATCGCCGTCGACATCGCCACGGAGGCCGGCCTCGGCTGGGTCGGCGTGCGCCGCTCCAACCATGCCGGCCCCGCGTCGCTCTATGTCGACAGCCTCGCCCGGCGCGGCTTCATTGGCATCTATTCGGTCGTCGCCAGCGCCAATCACATGGCGCCCTGGGGCGGCACCTCCCTGCTGCTCGGCACCAACCCGCTCGCCATCGCCATTCCCGGCGGCGCGGGCGCCCCGCCGGTGCTGCTCGACATCGCCACGACGGTCGTCTCCTACGGCACGGTGAAGAAGCATGTGCTGAACGGCACGCCGATGCCCGAGGGCTGGATGGTCAGCAAGATCGACGGCACCCCGGTCACCGACCCCGCGCGCAGCGGCGAGGGCGTGCTGCTGCCTATTGGCGGCCACAAGGGTTCGGGTCTCGCCCTCATGCTCGGCCTGCTGGCGGGCACGCTCAACGGCGCCGCCTTCGGCAGCGAGGTGGTGGACTTCAACGCCGATTCCTCGACCGAGACCAATACCGGGCACTTCATCCTGGCGCTGGATGTCGGCCGCTTCATGCCGCTGGAAGTCTTCGCCGCCACCATGGCACGCCAGCTCGACGAGCTGCGCCATGACGCGCCGCTGCCGGGCACGGACGGCGTGCGCATTCCCGGCGACCGGCGGGCGGTCCTGCGCGCGGCGCGGCTGCGCGAGGGCGTGCCGCTGCCCGCCCCGCTGCGCCGGCAGCTCGACGACCTCGCCGCCACGCTCGGCATAGCGCCGCTCGCGGCCCGCTTTTGA
- a CDS encoding cupin domain-containing protein codes for MSASPEPASPAGRATINEGAFKAGDGAYLFQLDALSAIEGGPGYSTAIGSVVEGIRTQCGLMRKARGTGARPHSHPNEQWNYVVQGRLRVNIEGEPERIAGPGTLVYFPPGVIHSTVALPEEDVVFFVVKDTTHGIAGKAADGTMSGGHYDTPASS; via the coding sequence ATGTCCGCCTCCCCCGAACCCGCGTCGCCGGCCGGCCGCGCCACGATCAACGAGGGCGCCTTCAAGGCCGGCGACGGCGCCTATCTGTTCCAGCTCGACGCGCTCTCCGCCATCGAGGGCGGCCCCGGCTATTCCACCGCCATTGGCAGCGTGGTGGAAGGCATCCGCACCCAGTGCGGGCTGATGCGCAAGGCGCGCGGCACCGGCGCCCGGCCGCATTCCCACCCCAATGAGCAATGGAACTATGTGGTGCAGGGCCGCCTGCGGGTGAATATCGAGGGCGAGCCGGAACGCATCGCCGGACCCGGCACGCTGGTCTATTTCCCACCGGGCGTGATCCATTCGACGGTGGCGCTACCGGAGGAGGACGTGGTGTTCTTCGTGGTCAAGGACACCACCCATGGCATAGCGGGCAAAGCCGCCGATGGCACGATGAGCGGCGGGCACTACGACACCCCCGCCTCCTCATAG
- a CDS encoding LysR family transcriptional regulator — protein sequence MSETLRDVRLFVATYEERSFTAAAQRENATQSGVSQHIRKIEDRFGVKLFVRGGGTVQPTPAGETYYRHCIELLRLNALANRALGRFGTGFDGELVVGLMPTMTRSVLAPALARFVAAHPNVVVRIVEAYSANLTQQVRAGDLDFAIVPASTGMVGVRTTRFAYTPEVLVSSAAAGLEHLRPVRLAELGPLKLVVPGMQNARRANIETYLASNRVAVERRLELDAMMGTLDFVASTDWVAVLPGLMMAPEVDGTGRPRPGTDAVGRFAVNPIADPPLGMDLMLIEPARRPLPPPAAAFLDVLGQETDRIGAVWGPRAGVYEEAGVS from the coding sequence ATGAGCGAGACCCTGCGCGATGTCCGGCTGTTCGTGGCGACCTATGAGGAGCGCTCCTTCACCGCGGCGGCGCAGCGGGAAAACGCCACCCAGTCCGGCGTGTCGCAGCATATCCGCAAGATCGAGGACCGGTTCGGGGTGAAGCTGTTCGTGCGCGGCGGCGGCACGGTGCAGCCGACGCCGGCCGGCGAGACCTATTACCGCCATTGCATCGAGCTGCTGCGCCTCAACGCGCTGGCGAACCGCGCGCTCGGGCGGTTCGGCACCGGCTTTGACGGCGAACTGGTGGTGGGGTTGATGCCGACCATGACGCGCTCGGTGCTGGCGCCGGCGCTGGCGCGCTTTGTCGCCGCCCATCCCAATGTGGTGGTGCGGATCGTCGAAGCCTATTCGGCCAATCTGACCCAGCAGGTGCGGGCGGGCGATCTCGACTTCGCCATCGTGCCGGCCTCGACCGGCATGGTGGGGGTGCGCACGACGCGCTTCGCCTATACGCCGGAGGTGCTGGTCTCCAGCGCCGCGGCGGGGCTTGAGCATCTGCGCCCGGTGCGCCTCGCCGAATTGGGACCGCTCAAGCTGGTGGTGCCGGGAATGCAGAATGCGCGCCGCGCCAATATCGAGACCTATCTCGCCAGCAACCGTGTCGCCGTCGAGCGGCGGCTCGAACTCGACGCCATGATGGGCACGCTCGACTTCGTCGCCTCCACCGACTGGGTCGCCGTGCTGCCCGGGCTGATGATGGCGCCCGAGGTCGACGGCACGGGACGGCCCCGGCCGGGCACGGACGCCGTGGGCCGGTTCGCGGTGAACCCGATCGCCGATCCGCCGCTCGGCATGGACCTGATGCTGATCGAGCCGGCGCGGCGCCCGCTCCCCCCGCCCGCCGCCGCCTTTCTCGATGTGCTGGGCCAGGAAACCGACCGCATCGGCGCGGTGTGGGGCCCGCGCGCCGGGGTCTATGAGGAGGCGGGGGTGTCGTAG
- a CDS encoding flavin reductase family protein, with translation MSEHIITFASGDDHGHFRRALGRFATGVTIVTTRTKQGKLEGLTANSFSSVSLDPPLVLWSLRREAPSRSSFTEAGHFAVNVLGTHQAHLCRHFATPHPDKFGEVAHAIGTHGSPLIADAIARFECRTEQLIEAGDHLIFIGRVLRAAHRDGEPLVYATGALCSPAALPPHCANANAANRERAS, from the coding sequence ATGAGCGAACACATCATCACCTTCGCCTCGGGCGACGATCACGGCCACTTCCGGCGGGCGCTCGGCCGCTTCGCCACCGGCGTGACCATCGTCACCACCCGCACCAAGCAGGGCAAGCTGGAGGGCCTCACCGCCAACAGCTTCTCCTCGGTCTCGCTCGACCCGCCGCTGGTACTGTGGAGCCTCAGGCGGGAGGCGCCCTCGCGCAGCAGCTTCACCGAGGCCGGCCATTTCGCCGTCAACGTGCTCGGCACGCACCAGGCGCATCTGTGCCGGCACTTCGCCACCCCGCACCCCGACAAGTTCGGCGAGGTGGCGCACGCCATTGGCACGCATGGCTCGCCGCTGATCGCCGACGCCATCGCCCGCTTCGAATGCCGCACCGAACAGCTCATCGAGGCCGGCGACCACCTCATCTTCATCGGCCGGGTGCTGCGCGCCGCCCATCGCGACGGCGAGCCGCTGGTCTACGCGACCGGCGCGCTGTGCAGCCCCGCCGCCCTGCCGCCCCACTGCGCCAACGCCAACGCCGCGAACCGGGAACGCGCCTCATGA